The stretch of DNA CTTGGGATCTTCAACTAACACAATTTCACCAACTTGAGCTCGGTTTGCGGCTTGTATTCCTGATACTGAATCTTCAAAAATGGCACAAGTCGTTCGAATCGCTTGAACATTCGTGATTGCTCTTAAAAACATATCTGGTGCTGGCTTTCCTGGCAACGAAAAATCATTCAAGGATACTTGGTCAATATCAAACCAGCGAGCTAGATTTAAATGCTTAAAAAAGAATTCTACGTTGGATCGTTCCGAAGCTGTTGCAATATTTAGCTTAATTCCCTGTCTCTGGCATTGGTCTAAAAACATAGGTAAGCCAGCGACTAAATGAAATTCAGCTGGCTTCGACAAACATAGGTCACAATAAATCTTTTCCTTTTCAGCGGTCATTGCTCCTAACTCGGCTTCAGTGATCTTGTGTCGCGAATAATACTCAAAAGTATCCCGATTATTTCGACCTGCAATATGCTTTTGAAATTCAAATTCTGTCATTTTAACTTTGAAATTTTGCATCAAGAATTGCTTCCAAGCTACTTTTTGGAACCCAGCATCAAAAAACATTGTGCCATTAAAATCAAAAATCATTGTATCAATCATCCTGCTCACTCCTCGTATAGTTGACTAATTCACTGCTACTCTTACAAAGAACAGCCTAGTCATCACACTACGTGCTGGCTAGGCTGCATTTGACACTATAGAAAATGACCGTTCTAATCTGTTTTGGTTATCACAACTGCTTATTTCACCCCAATTGTAAACAACAGCCACGTACAGATTAAGTAAAATGGTGTACTGCCAATAATAACCGCTAAAGTTTGTTTATCAATACCAGTCGATCGAGATGGCATAATATTCTTCGATAGATAGAGAACAATTAAACCCAAAATGACTGAAATGATATTGCCAACCATTAACTGCAAAAACGTTAAAAGACTAAAAGTCACAATCACCGTCATGCGGTTAGTCAATAATTCAGGCTTTCTAAAGTAAAGGACATACGCAACAATTAAATCCATCAAAGTGACAATAAACATCACTGTTGTTATTGGACTTTGCCTAAAATAGGCCTCTAGACCCATATTATTCATATTCAAAGCCAGAGCAACATAGGCAAAATAAGCTACTGGGACAATCATCAAGACGGCAATATAAATATTTACTGCTTTCCGCAAATTATAGTGCAATCCAGTGATAACTCGGTCAAAGAATCTCGAAATTTTACCATTTTTTGCAATCATCTGGCTTACCTCCTCTACCCATCAACTAATTATTTCAAACTAAATCAACGACAATATTGCTTGTACAAACTTTTCATGATCCTTCATATCGATAATAACTTTCTTACCATCAACTTTAACGCTATTAATATCCACTCCTAATTCCTTGAAAACAGATTCTTGATCAACTTCAGCCGGATTAACCACCGTTACCACCAATTCGCTAGCAATATCTTCAACATTTTCAATGTTTTGATCCGTACCTAACGAATCCATAATTAAAGTTGCACTTTGTTGTATTGGTGATAATTCTTTAACTTCTGGTTGAGCACTAGCATCTGTTTGAATCGGCCCACTGGATAGATCCGTCATTTTTTCGAGAACTTGGGCCACGTCTAATCCAACAATAACCTGAATAGCTTTACCATGACGAACCACGCCAACTGCCTTGTTTGCTTTAAACATACTATCTGATGCAACTCTTTCGGGATCTTTAATCGTAACTCGCAAACGAGTTGCACAGCTAGTCATGTCTTCAATATTACCTGCACCGCCAAGACCCTCAAGATAAGCTTGGGCTCGTTCGATGTATGGATTTGAGGCTGAACCAGTCTTAGCCTTGTATTCCTTTTTATTGATCAACTTAGTATCTTCACCTTCAGCTTCACGCCCTGGCGTTGCATAGTTGAAATGTTGAATCATAATCTTGAACACAAAGAAATAAATAACTGAGAAAATTAAACCGATGACAATTTGAAGAACCCAAGTATGCCAATGGTTAGCCCATAATGGAATCCAGTTCATACTTAAGAAGTTAATTAAGCCACCATCGAATTGACCAACAATCCCAAAAGCAAACATCGTTGCATCCAAGGTAGCAGCCAATAATGAGTGAACGACCCAAAGTACTGGAGCAGCGAATAAGAACGTAAATTCAACTGGTTCAGTAATCCCAGCAGCGATTGATGTTAATCCTGCAGGAATTAGTAGTGCAGCCGTTTGTTTCTTACGACTCTTTTTCGCGGTGACATAAAAAGCATAACAAATTGCAGGAATACCAAAGACTTTTTCATTTCCAAACAATTCAAAGCCCATTGCTGGTGCTAATGATTTGATTGGTGCAGTACTGGTTGCAAATTGTGATAAATGTTGTAACCAGTACGGTTCCAAACCACCAGCAACCGCTGCTGGTCCATATTGGAACGGAATATAGATGAAGTGATGTAACCCAGTTGGAATCAGGACCCGTTGTAAGAAACAGTAGACCCAGACCCCAATTACACCAGAAGTCTTCATAAATCCTTGTAAGGCTGCAATCCCCAATTGGATTTTTGGCCA from Lactiplantibacillus brownii encodes:
- a CDS encoding alpha-glucoside-specific PTS transporter subunit IIBC, which produces MMQKLQKFGAAMFVPVLLFSFAGLIVAFGSLFTNAAIFPSLAKNTTTWYGIWYTIEEGGWTIFRQVPLLFVVGLPIGLAKKSQGRAALESLVTYLTFNYFVAAILSIWGPTFGVNHYAREISANSTNGGLTMIAGIKTLDTSIVGALVVAGIVVWLHNKYFDKKLPDWLGTFQGSSYVVILGFAAMFVLAFLTCLVWPKIQLGIAALQGFMKTSGVIGVWVYCFLQRVLIPTGLHHFIYIPFQYGPAAVAGGLEPYWLQHLSQFATSTAPIKSLAPAMGFELFGNEKVFGIPAICYAFYVTAKKSRKKQTAALLIPAGLTSIAAGITEPVEFTFLFAAPVLWVVHSLLAATLDATMFAFGIVGQFDGGLINFLSMNWIPLWANHWHTWVLQIVIGLIFSVIYFFVFKIMIQHFNYATPGREAEGEDTKLINKKEYKAKTGSASNPYIERAQAYLEGLGGAGNIEDMTSCATRLRVTIKDPERVASDSMFKANKAVGVVRHGKAIQVIVGLDVAQVLEKMTDLSSGPIQTDASAQPEVKELSPIQQSATLIMDSLGTDQNIENVEDIASELVVTVVNPAEVDQESVFKELGVDINSVKVDGKKVIIDMKDHEKFVQAILSLI
- a CDS encoding HAD family hydrolase, whose protein sequence is MIDTMIFDFNGTMFFDAGFQKVAWKQFLMQNFKVKMTEFEFQKHIAGRNNRDTFEYYSRHKITEAELGAMTAEKEKIYCDLCLSKPAEFHLVAGLPMFLDQCQRQGIKLNIATASERSNVEFFFKHLNLARWFDIDQVSLNDFSLPGKPAPDMFLRAITNVQAIRTTCAIFEDSVSGIQAANRAQVGEIVLVEDPKAKVEAIPDGLRIDQKISDYYQISETLTEHK